From the Thermus brockianus genome, the window GAGCCCCTTTATTTCCTGGACGGCAAGGAGCGGGCGGAGGGGCTTTTGGCGGAGGGAAGGCGGCTTGCCCTTCTGGGGTGCGTGGCCGCGGGGGCCGTGGTCTACGAGGCGGGGAGGATGCGCCTCCTTCCTCCCCGGGTGCGCCGGGTGGGGGTGGGGCTTTCCGAGGCTTTACGGGTGGGGGAACTCCTCTACGAGCCCTTTCCCGCGGAAGGGGAAGGGGTCTACGCCCTCCAGGAGGGCTTGCGGCGGGCAAGGGCCAAGCTGGAGGCAGAGGTGGCCCGGGGGCTTTCCGGGGGGCTTTTGGTGGTGGATGGCCCCGTGCGCCATGGGCGGGAAGGGCCCATCCTGGGCTACATCAAGACGCACTGGGCCCGCTACCTGCCCCCGGAAAAGGAGGCCCTCTTGGCGGGGCTCGCCCCTGGGGAAAGGACCCCCCTTTTCCGCATCCGGCG encodes:
- a CDS encoding DNA double-strand break repair nuclease NurA, encoding MAWRLYALELPQAQDLLPEGPEPEGFWPLEEPWVARRAEALPWPEPLYFLDGKERAEGLLAEGRRLALLGCVAAGAVVYEAGRMRLLPPRVRRVGVGLSEALRVGELLYEPFPAEGEGVYALQEGLRRARAKLEAEVARGLSGGLLVVDGPVRHGREGPILGYIKTHWARYLPPEKEALLAGLAPGERTPLFRIRRKGLELASWYLRLPLPPEGVRPPEAGLLRLETPLDGPYGWLADLSLSLFPALASHPVKDPRAPQNLTPVGGLERELGRRMGSREVVARLLARHLGGG